A region of Streptomyces sp. WMMC500 DNA encodes the following proteins:
- a CDS encoding formimidoylglutamate deiminase: MTTYWAEQAWVGGVVEPGVVLETETSGGLLAAVRTGTAAPPPGATVLRGLTLPGLANAHSHAFHRALRGTVQVGSGTFWTWRKVMYGVADRLTPDTYYELARAVYAEMALAGITCVGEFHYVHHAPGGARYDDPNAMGHVLIAAAAAAGIRLTLLDTAYLAGGFGEPPGRQQLRFSDGDAEAWAERAADLRPDASAAGSTGTTRIGAAVHSVRAVPAAQLAAVAGWAADRRAPLHVHLSEQPGENEACAAAHGVTPTRLLADHGVLGLRTTAVHATHLTADDVKLLGGSGTGVCMCPTTERDLADGIGPAVAVERAGSPLSLGSDSHAVVDLFEETRALELNERLRTRRRGHWTAHHLLRAATESGYAALGWDAPARLEPGGLADFTTVALDSVRTVGPMPRLGAETAVFAATAADVRHTVVGGRHVVRDGVHALVEDVPGALAAAIGALRG; this comes from the coding sequence GTGACGACGTACTGGGCGGAGCAGGCGTGGGTCGGCGGCGTCGTCGAACCCGGCGTCGTCCTGGAGACGGAGACGTCCGGCGGGCTGCTCGCCGCGGTACGGACCGGGACCGCCGCGCCGCCGCCCGGCGCCACCGTCCTGCGCGGCCTCACCCTGCCCGGCCTGGCGAACGCCCACAGCCACGCCTTCCACCGCGCGCTGCGCGGCACCGTCCAGGTCGGCTCGGGCACGTTCTGGACGTGGCGCAAGGTCATGTACGGCGTCGCCGACCGGCTCACCCCCGACACGTACTACGAACTCGCCCGCGCCGTGTACGCCGAGATGGCGCTCGCCGGGATCACGTGCGTCGGCGAGTTCCACTACGTCCACCACGCGCCCGGCGGCGCCCGCTACGACGACCCGAACGCCATGGGCCACGTGCTGATCGCCGCCGCCGCGGCGGCGGGGATCCGGCTGACCCTGCTCGACACCGCGTACCTGGCCGGCGGCTTCGGCGAGCCGCCCGGCCGGCAGCAGCTCCGCTTCAGCGACGGCGACGCGGAGGCGTGGGCGGAACGCGCCGCCGACCTCCGCCCGGACGCCTCCGCCGCGGGCTCTACGGGCACGACCCGCATCGGCGCCGCCGTCCACTCCGTACGCGCCGTCCCCGCCGCCCAGCTCGCCGCCGTCGCCGGCTGGGCCGCCGACCGCCGCGCCCCGCTCCACGTCCACCTCTCGGAACAGCCCGGCGAGAACGAGGCGTGCGCCGCCGCCCACGGCGTCACCCCCACCCGCCTCCTCGCCGACCACGGCGTCCTCGGGCTGCGCACCACCGCCGTGCACGCCACCCACCTCACCGCCGACGACGTCAAACTCCTCGGCGGCAGCGGCACCGGCGTGTGCATGTGCCCCACCACGGAACGGGACCTCGCGGACGGCATCGGCCCGGCCGTGGCCGTGGAGCGGGCGGGCAGCCCGCTGTCGCTGGGCAGCGACAGCCACGCCGTCGTCGACCTCTTCGAGGAGACGCGGGCCCTGGAGCTGAACGAGCGGCTGCGCACCCGCCGCCGCGGCCACTGGACCGCGCACCACCTGCTGCGCGCCGCCACCGAGAGCGGCTACGCCGCACTCGGCTGGGACGCGCCGGCCCGGCTGGAGCCGGGCGGGCTCGCGGACTTCACCACCGTGGCGCTGGACAGCGTGCGCACGGTCGGCCCGATGCCGCGGCTCGGCGCGGAGACGGCGGTGTTCGCGGCGACGGCGGCGGACGTGCGGCACACGGTGGTGGGGGGCCGGCACGTCGTACGGGACGGGGTGCACGCGCTCGTCGAGGACGTGCCGGGGGCGCTGGCGGCGGCGATCGGGGCGCTGCGCGGCTGA
- the hutI gene encoding imidazolonepropionase: protein MTAGARARATATATAIVNIGSLVTNDPALGEGPLGLIEDAAVVFDGDRVAWVGAADAAPAADAAYDAAGRALLPGFVDSHSHLVFAGDRTREFAARMSGRPAASYQKRGAGGIRTTVAATRAATDEELAAGLARFVRETLRQGTTTLETKSGYGLTVADEARGLRVAAAQVEEVTYLGAHVVAPEYEDDPGGYVDLVTGEMLDACAPYARWVDVFCEKGAFDGDQARAILAAGKLRGLTPRVHANQLSYGPGVQLAVELEAASADHLTHLTDADVAALASGVTVATFLPGCEFSTRAVYPDVRRVLDAGVTVALSTDCNPGSSFTSSMPFCVAVAVREMGMTPDEAVWSATAGGAAALRRTDVGRLAPGARADAALLDAPSHVHLAYRPGVPLVAEVWRRGERVTGPAGN from the coding sequence ATGACCGCCGGAGCCAGAGCCAGAGCCACAGCCACAGCCACCGCCATCGTCAACATCGGCAGCCTCGTCACCAACGACCCGGCCCTCGGCGAGGGCCCGCTGGGGTTGATCGAGGACGCGGCCGTCGTCTTCGACGGCGACCGGGTCGCCTGGGTCGGCGCGGCCGACGCGGCGCCGGCCGCGGACGCGGCGTACGACGCGGCGGGCCGGGCGCTGCTCCCGGGCTTCGTCGACTCGCACTCGCACCTGGTCTTCGCCGGCGACCGCACCCGCGAGTTCGCCGCCCGGATGTCCGGACGCCCGGCTGCGTCCTATCAAAAGCGTGGCGCCGGCGGCATCCGCACGACGGTCGCCGCCACCCGCGCCGCCACGGACGAGGAACTGGCGGCCGGCCTCGCCCGGTTCGTACGCGAGACCCTCCGCCAGGGCACGACGACGCTGGAGACCAAGTCCGGCTACGGGCTGACGGTCGCGGACGAGGCACGGGGGCTGCGGGTGGCGGCGGCGCAGGTGGAGGAGGTCACGTACCTCGGTGCACACGTCGTCGCGCCGGAGTACGAGGACGATCCGGGCGGGTACGTCGATCTGGTCACCGGCGAGATGCTGGACGCCTGCGCCCCGTACGCGCGGTGGGTCGACGTCTTCTGCGAGAAGGGCGCGTTCGACGGCGACCAGGCGCGGGCGATCCTCGCGGCGGGCAAGCTGCGCGGCCTGACCCCGCGGGTGCACGCCAACCAACTGTCGTACGGCCCTGGGGTGCAGCTCGCCGTCGAGCTGGAGGCGGCGTCCGCGGACCACCTGACGCACCTGACGGACGCGGACGTGGCCGCGCTGGCGTCGGGCGTGACGGTGGCGACGTTCCTGCCGGGCTGTGAGTTCTCGACGCGGGCGGTCTACCCGGACGTGCGGCGGGTGCTGGACGCGGGCGTGACGGTGGCGCTGTCGACGGACTGCAACCCGGGCTCGTCGTTCACCAGCTCCATGCCGTTCTGCGTGGCCGTCGCGGTACGGGAGATGGGCATGACGCCGGACGAGGCGGTGTGGTCCGCGACGGCGGGCGGCGCGGCGGCGCTGCGGCGCACGGACGTGGGGCGCCTCGCGCCGGGCGCGCGGGCGGACGCGGCGCTGCTGGACGCGCCGAGCCACGTGCACCTGGCCTACCGGCCGGGCGTGCCGCTGGTGGCGGAGGTGTGGCGGCGGGGGGAACGGGTGACCGGGCCGGCCGGCAACTGA